A genomic region of Micromonospora sp. NBRC 110009 contains the following coding sequences:
- a CDS encoding NADPH:quinone oxidoreductase family protein, with the protein MRAWRVAELGEPHDVLRLVEVTDPRPGPGQLVVKVLACPANFPDVLMCRGEYQVRPQLPFTPGVELCGEVVALGAGVDGFTVGDRVLGGTALPFGGFAELALLEAATTFPAPPELDHAEAAALYIGYQTGWFGLHRRAGLRAGETLLVHAAAGGVGSAAVQLGKAAGARVIGVVGGPEKAAVARALGADVVVNRREADFVEVVRAETGGRGADVVYDPVGGDTYQRSTKCIAFEGRILVVGFAGGRIQSAALNHALVKNYSIVGLHWGLYHRHDPAAVAECHRALTALAAQGAVRPLVSDRLALDEVAEGIQGLADGVTVGRVVYVS; encoded by the coding sequence ATGAGGGCATGGCGGGTGGCCGAACTCGGCGAACCCCACGACGTGCTGCGGCTCGTCGAGGTGACCGACCCGCGGCCGGGGCCCGGGCAGCTCGTGGTGAAGGTGCTGGCCTGTCCGGCCAACTTCCCCGACGTCCTGATGTGCCGCGGCGAGTACCAGGTCAGGCCGCAGCTCCCGTTCACCCCCGGGGTCGAGCTGTGCGGCGAGGTCGTCGCGCTCGGCGCAGGCGTCGACGGGTTCACCGTCGGCGACCGCGTCCTCGGCGGCACGGCGCTGCCGTTCGGCGGGTTCGCCGAACTGGCGCTCCTGGAGGCGGCGACCACGTTCCCCGCGCCGCCGGAACTCGACCACGCCGAGGCGGCCGCGCTCTACATCGGATACCAGACCGGCTGGTTCGGCCTGCACCGCCGGGCCGGGCTGCGCGCGGGGGAGACGCTGCTGGTGCACGCCGCGGCCGGCGGCGTCGGCAGCGCCGCCGTCCAGCTGGGCAAGGCGGCCGGCGCCCGGGTCATCGGCGTGGTGGGCGGCCCGGAGAAGGCGGCGGTGGCCCGCGCACTGGGCGCCGACGTGGTCGTGAATCGCCGCGAGGCGGACTTCGTCGAGGTGGTCCGGGCCGAGACCGGCGGCCGGGGAGCCGACGTCGTCTACGACCCCGTCGGGGGCGACACCTACCAGCGCTCCACCAAGTGCATCGCCTTCGAGGGCCGGATCCTCGTGGTCGGCTTCGCCGGGGGCCGGATCCAGTCCGCCGCGCTCAACCACGCCCTGGTGAAGAACTACTCCATAGTGGGCCTGCACTGGGGTCTCTACCACCGCCACGACCCGGCCGCCGTCGCCGAGTGCCATCGCGCCCTGACCGCGCTGGCCGCCCAGGGCGCCGTACGGCCCCTGGTCAGCGACCGGCTCGCGCTCGACGAGGTGGCCGAGGGGATCCAGGGGCTCGCCGACGGCGTCACCGTCGGCCGGGTGGTGTACGTCTCGTGA
- a CDS encoding HAD family hydrolase has protein sequence MTPTASQLEAVVFDYGGVLTGPVRASIAAWLRADRIEPASFSRTLKAWLSRDAPDGTPIHRLETGALSVEEFDALLAAELTTLDGRAVDPVGVLGRLFAGLRPDPAMFALAGQLRDLGVRVGLLSNSWGNSYPPEIRALFDPVVISGEVGLRKPLAASYAFTLDQLGLPADRVLFVDDAEPNVLGARAAGMHALWHTDAESTRAALAEFLPALAPPDPPSHPVAVEELTS, from the coding sequence GTGACCCCCACGGCGAGCCAGTTGGAAGCGGTGGTCTTCGACTACGGCGGCGTGCTCACCGGCCCGGTCCGGGCCTCGATCGCCGCGTGGCTGCGCGCCGACCGCATCGAGCCGGCGTCGTTCTCGCGCACCCTCAAGGCGTGGCTGTCCCGCGACGCCCCGGACGGCACCCCCATCCACCGTCTGGAGACCGGGGCGCTGAGCGTCGAGGAGTTCGACGCGTTGCTCGCCGCCGAACTCACCACCCTCGACGGGCGTGCGGTCGACCCGGTGGGCGTGCTGGGCCGGCTGTTCGCCGGGCTGCGCCCGGACCCGGCGATGTTCGCCCTCGCCGGGCAGCTGCGCGACCTGGGTGTACGCGTCGGGCTGCTCTCCAACAGCTGGGGCAACAGTTATCCGCCCGAGATCCGCGCACTCTTCGATCCCGTCGTGATCTCCGGCGAGGTCGGCCTGCGCAAGCCGCTCGCCGCCAGCTACGCGTTCACCCTCGACCAGCTCGGCCTGCCGGCCGACCGGGTGCTGTTCGTCGACGACGCCGAGCCGAACGTGCTCGGCGCCCGCGCGGCAGGCATGCACGCGCTCTGGCACACCGACGCCGAGAGCACCCGGGCGGCGCTCGCCGAGTTCCTTCCCGCCCTGGCCCCGCCCGACCCCCCGTCGCATCCCGTAGCCGTGGAGGAGCTGACCTCATGA